A section of the Rhizobium sp. BG4 genome encodes:
- a CDS encoding ABC transporter substrate-binding protein produces MQINRRSFLMGTAGVTAGLAFGAGGVPAFAADAQLRAMWWGSNDRAKRTLDVAKLYQDKTPGVTIVGESMSGDGYWTKLATQMAGRAIADVFQLEPGTISDYSKRGACLALDEFVPSTLKVDAFGKDMLKLTTVDGKLYGVGLGLNSFALFFDQAAFEKAGLPLPTTDLTWDEYAKLAVELTKASGKDNYWGGPYGARYTYVFDAWLRQRGKSLYADGKLGFGVDDAKEWYSFWEDLRKKGGTVGADVQTLDQNTIDTNALALGKSAMGMAYSNQLVGYQLISKNKLAITTLPREKKGGPSGHYYRPALIWSVGATTKNGEAAAKFIDFFVNSPEAGKILGVERGVPMSPAVREAILPGLNPTEQATVQYVNLLKDQVGDYPAPAPLGSTEFDQRLFRPIADELAFERTTPAEAAQRLVDEGKATIRS; encoded by the coding sequence ATGCAGATCAACAGGCGTTCATTTCTGATGGGCACGGCCGGCGTGACGGCAGGCCTGGCTTTCGGTGCCGGCGGCGTACCGGCTTTTGCGGCGGATGCGCAGCTGCGCGCCATGTGGTGGGGCTCGAACGACCGTGCCAAGCGCACGCTCGATGTCGCCAAGCTCTACCAGGACAAGACCCCCGGCGTGACGATCGTCGGCGAATCCATGAGCGGCGACGGCTATTGGACCAAGCTTGCGACACAGATGGCCGGCCGCGCCATTGCCGACGTCTTCCAGCTCGAGCCCGGCACGATTTCCGACTATTCCAAGCGCGGCGCCTGCCTGGCGCTCGACGAATTCGTGCCCTCGACGCTGAAGGTCGATGCCTTCGGCAAGGACATGCTGAAGCTGACCACCGTCGACGGCAAGCTCTACGGCGTCGGCCTCGGCCTCAATTCCTTCGCACTGTTCTTCGACCAGGCTGCCTTCGAGAAAGCCGGCCTGCCGCTACCGACGACGGATCTGACCTGGGACGAATATGCGAAGCTGGCCGTCGAGCTCACCAAGGCATCGGGCAAGGACAATTACTGGGGCGGCCCTTATGGCGCCCGCTATACCTATGTCTTCGACGCCTGGCTGCGCCAGCGCGGCAAGAGCCTCTATGCCGATGGCAAGCTCGGCTTCGGTGTCGACGATGCCAAGGAGTGGTACAGTTTCTGGGAAGATCTTCGCAAGAAGGGCGGCACAGTCGGCGCCGACGTCCAGACGCTCGACCAGAACACGATCGATACCAACGCGCTGGCGCTCGGCAAATCGGCGATGGGCATGGCCTATTCCAACCAGCTCGTCGGCTACCAGCTGATCTCCAAGAACAAGCTGGCGATCACCACGCTTCCGCGCGAAAAGAAGGGCGGTCCCTCCGGGCACTACTACCGCCCAGCATTGATCTGGAGCGTCGGCGCGACGACCAAGAACGGCGAGGCGGCCGCGAAATTCATCGACTTCTTCGTCAACAGCCCCGAAGCCGGCAAGATCCTCGGCGTCGAGCGCGGCGTGCCGATGTCCCCTGCCGTGCGCGAGGCAATCCTGCCGGGCCTGAACCCGACGGAACAGGCGACGGTTCAATATGTCAACCTGCTCAAGGATCAGGTCGGCGATTACCCGGCGCCGGCCCCGCTCGGCTCGACCGAATTCGACCAGCGCCTGTTCCGGCCGATCGCCGACGAGTTGGCGTTCGAGCGCACGACGCCCGCGGAAGCGGCGCAGCGGCTTGTCGATGAGGGCAAGGCGACGATCCGGAGCTGA
- a CDS encoding LacI family DNA-binding transcriptional regulator codes for MSETKSKRPRQADIAALAGVSISTVSRVLANEPGISGSVREHILRVAAERGYQPKSLMEAPAGGLALIASDSVTGGLSVFYESIVEGLRAGAMEAGMPFEVRLLREDRASPDAIRGHMEATKSEGLFLVGIDPSDVLRQWIEEENVPVVLVNGTDPQLKLDGVSPSNFFGAFQAAERLLDAGHRKILHLTGSHRHTIRERVRGFDTAIATRGAESLLVPMDFSGSATREAHERTAALLAKDKSYTAAFCMNDFIAVGVLEAVTEAGLRVPEDFAIVGFDDLPCAMMTNPPLSTMRVDRAALGREAIALMIARFRDRTAPARHLCHAVVPVSGGLCQMQKIDE; via the coding sequence ATGAGCGAAACGAAATCCAAACGGCCGCGCCAGGCCGATATTGCGGCGCTGGCGGGCGTCTCCATCTCCACGGTGTCGCGTGTGCTTGCCAATGAGCCGGGCATTAGCGGCAGCGTGCGCGAACATATTCTGCGGGTGGCGGCCGAGCGCGGCTATCAGCCGAAGTCACTGATGGAAGCGCCGGCGGGCGGTCTGGCGTTGATCGCCAGCGACAGCGTTACCGGCGGTCTCAGCGTCTTCTATGAATCGATCGTAGAAGGCCTGCGCGCCGGGGCGATGGAAGCGGGCATGCCATTCGAAGTCCGGCTGCTGCGTGAAGACCGCGCGTCCCCCGATGCGATCAGGGGCCATATGGAAGCTACGAAGTCCGAGGGCTTGTTCCTCGTCGGTATCGACCCTTCGGACGTGCTGCGCCAATGGATCGAGGAGGAGAATGTGCCTGTCGTGCTGGTCAACGGCACGGATCCGCAGCTGAAGCTCGATGGAGTATCGCCCTCGAATTTCTTCGGTGCCTTCCAGGCGGCTGAGCGGCTGCTCGACGCAGGGCACCGGAAGATCCTGCATCTGACCGGCTCGCATCGCCACACGATCCGCGAGCGCGTTCGCGGCTTCGATACGGCAATTGCGACCCGCGGCGCGGAAAGCCTGTTGGTGCCAATGGATTTCTCCGGTAGCGCGACCCGGGAAGCGCATGAGCGCACTGCAGCACTGCTTGCCAAGGACAAGAGCTACACCGCCGCCTTCTGCATGAATGATTTCATCGCCGTCGGCGTTCTCGAGGCCGTCACCGAGGCCGGTCTTCGCGTGCCGGAAGATTTCGCCATCGTCGGCTTCGATGATCTTCCTTGCGCGATGATGACAAATCCGCCCCTGTCGACGATGCGTGTCGACAGGGCCGCGCTCGGGCGCGAAGCGATCGCGCTGATGATTGCCCGCTTCCGCGACAGGACTGCGCCTGCGCGCCACTTATGCCATGCGGTCGTCCCGGTCTCCGGGGGACTGTGCCAGATGCAAAAAATCGATGAGTGA
- a CDS encoding DUF2264 domain-containing protein, whose amino-acid sequence MTYDPASANPLVGNPLKTRDDMSRALHALFDPLLPYFSEGNARVRLDGAGAHFDRAAADLEGFARPLWGLAPLGAGKGEFGHWHRFAEGIANGTDPDHPEYWGTVNGRDQRMVELAALGFAIALTPEKVWEPLNAKQRANVIAYLKHARQFDYADNNWKFFRIFVDIALDRVGADFDRSLTRQYLEELEGFYVGDGWYRDGNVRRVDHYIPFAMHFYGLIYSKLVDDDYARRYRERALLFARDFRHWFADDGATIPFGRSLTYRFACAGFWSALAFADLEALPWGEVKHLCLQHLRWWRDKPMTNRDGILSIGFAYPNLLMSESYNSAGSPYWAFKAFLPLAIPENHPFWTAEEKVPAAGAVTPQRHPGMVIMHTGEDAVALSSGQENLQMRFGTEKYAKFAYSARYGFSVEADERSFAGAAFDSALAFSDDGLHYRVRETNREAKIAGDVLYAKWSPFSDVSVETWLVPAAPWHLRVHRIRSDRALQIAEGGFAIAKRDFDLDRLEAETGAAHAIGEADFSGIVDLGSSIERQGFVQKALPNTNMIAAKTLVPQLRGAIKAGETVLVTAVIATGDQQAAKTAWLKPPAKPDLVALEALVAKEGVTVSAIEAPGQMP is encoded by the coding sequence ATGACATATGATCCGGCCAGCGCCAATCCGCTTGTGGGCAATCCCCTGAAGACGCGCGACGACATGAGCCGCGCGCTTCATGCTCTCTTTGATCCGCTTCTGCCCTATTTTTCGGAAGGCAATGCGCGTGTCCGGCTTGATGGCGCCGGTGCGCATTTCGACCGGGCAGCAGCCGATCTCGAAGGTTTTGCCCGGCCGCTCTGGGGCCTTGCGCCGCTCGGCGCCGGCAAGGGGGAATTCGGGCACTGGCACCGCTTTGCGGAAGGCATCGCCAACGGTACCGATCCGGATCACCCGGAATATTGGGGCACCGTCAATGGCCGCGACCAGCGCATGGTCGAGCTCGCTGCGCTTGGCTTTGCAATCGCACTCACACCCGAAAAGGTCTGGGAGCCGCTGAACGCGAAGCAGCGCGCCAATGTGATTGCCTATCTCAAGCATGCCCGGCAGTTCGACTATGCCGACAATAATTGGAAGTTCTTCCGCATCTTCGTCGATATCGCGCTTGATCGCGTCGGCGCGGATTTCGATCGCAGCCTGACCAGGCAATATCTCGAAGAGCTCGAAGGCTTCTATGTCGGCGACGGCTGGTATCGCGATGGTAATGTGCGCCGTGTCGATCACTACATTCCCTTCGCCATGCACTTCTACGGCTTGATCTACTCGAAGCTGGTGGATGACGACTATGCCAGGCGCTATCGCGAGCGGGCGCTGCTGTTCGCCAGGGATTTTCGCCATTGGTTTGCCGATGATGGCGCGACGATCCCGTTCGGCCGCAGCCTTACCTACCGCTTTGCCTGCGCTGGCTTCTGGTCGGCCCTTGCCTTTGCCGATCTCGAGGCGCTGCCCTGGGGCGAGGTGAAGCATCTCTGCCTGCAGCATCTGCGATGGTGGCGCGACAAGCCGATGACCAATCGCGACGGCATTCTGTCGATCGGCTTTGCCTATCCGAACCTCTTGATGTCGGAGAGCTATAATTCCGCCGGTTCCCCCTATTGGGCCTTCAAGGCATTCCTGCCGCTGGCGATCCCCGAAAACCATCCGTTCTGGACCGCCGAAGAGAAAGTGCCTGCAGCCGGCGCCGTGACGCCGCAGCGTCATCCCGGCATGGTCATCATGCATACCGGGGAAGATGCGGTCGCCCTGTCGTCAGGGCAGGAAAATCTCCAGATGCGGTTTGGTACCGAAAAATACGCAAAATTCGCATATTCGGCCCGCTATGGCTTCAGCGTCGAGGCAGACGAGCGCAGCTTTGCCGGCGCCGCTTTCGATTCCGCGCTGGCCTTCAGCGATGACGGCCTGCACTACCGTGTCAGGGAAACCAACAGGGAAGCGAAGATCGCCGGCGATGTGCTCTATGCGAAGTGGTCGCCCTTCAGCGATGTCAGCGTGGAAACCTGGCTGGTGCCTGCCGCGCCGTGGCATTTGCGCGTTCACCGCATCAGATCGGATCGCGCTCTGCAGATCGCCGAGGGTGGGTTTGCGATCGCCAAGCGGGATTTCGATCTCGATAGACTGGAGGCGGAGACCGGCGCGGCGCATGCCATCGGTGAAGCGGATTTCTCCGGTATCGTCGATCTCGGCTCCAGCATCGAGCGACAGGGCTTTGTGCAGAAGGCGCTGCCGAACACCAATATGATCGCTGCCAAGACCCTCGTGCCGCAGCTCCGCGGTGCGATCAAGGCCGGTGAAACCGTGCTTGTGACGGCCGTGATTGCCACCGGAGACCAGCAGGCAGCAAAGACGGCCTGGCTGAAGCCTCCCGCAAAACCCGATCTTGTGGCGCTTGAGGCGCTGGTTGCCAAAGAAGGCGTCACCGTCAGCGCCATCGAAGCGCCGGGGCAGATGCCATGA
- a CDS encoding hydroxyacid dehydrogenase translates to MTGPGIALAMQPGQRTEHVLPDQLLDRLAGLGTLIDRQPLENFDDERARRVLADTEILITGWGAPFAGENVLSLAKGLKLVAHAAGTVKGIVGEEIFNAGVKVTHAAEANAVPVAEFTLAAILFAGKQVFRFRDFYTADRDRDRTYPMQRLAIGNYGRTVGIIGASRIGRRVIELLKPFEFNIALFDPTLSAVECAALGTEKCDLDTLMRISDIVSLHAPSLPSTRHMIDAGKLALMKDGAALINTARGAIIDEAALLATLATGRIDAVIDVTDPEVPEKASPFYDLPNVFLTPHIAGAVGLERARLGEMAVDEVERFLKGQPLRYALTLADLDRVA, encoded by the coding sequence ATGACAGGTCCCGGCATTGCGCTTGCCATGCAGCCCGGCCAGCGGACCGAACACGTGTTGCCGGATCAGCTTCTCGACCGGCTGGCGGGTCTCGGCACGCTTATCGACCGGCAACCGCTTGAGAATTTCGATGACGAGCGCGCCAGACGGGTTCTGGCGGACACCGAGATATTGATCACCGGCTGGGGCGCGCCCTTTGCCGGAGAAAACGTCCTTTCGCTCGCCAAGGGGCTGAAGCTCGTGGCGCATGCGGCGGGCACGGTGAAGGGTATCGTCGGCGAGGAGATCTTCAATGCCGGCGTCAAGGTCACGCATGCGGCGGAAGCCAATGCCGTGCCGGTGGCCGAGTTTACGCTTGCGGCCATTCTCTTCGCCGGCAAGCAGGTCTTCCGCTTCCGGGATTTCTATACCGCCGACCGCGACCGTGACCGCACCTATCCGATGCAGCGGCTGGCGATCGGCAACTACGGCCGCACCGTCGGCATCATCGGCGCTTCGCGGATCGGCCGCCGGGTGATCGAGCTGTTGAAGCCGTTCGAATTCAATATCGCCCTCTTCGACCCGACACTGAGCGCCGTCGAATGCGCGGCCCTTGGCACCGAAAAATGCGATTTGGATACGCTGATGCGCATCTCCGATATCGTCTCGCTGCACGCACCATCGCTGCCCTCGACGCGTCACATGATCGATGCGGGGAAATTGGCGCTGATGAAGGATGGCGCGGCACTGATCAACACGGCGCGTGGCGCGATCATCGATGAGGCCGCGCTGCTCGCGACCCTCGCCACCGGCCGCATCGATGCGGTCATCGACGTGACCGATCCTGAAGTTCCGGAGAAGGCATCGCCCTTCTACGACCTGCCGAACGTTTTCCTGACGCCCCACATTGCGGGGGCAGTCGGATTGGAGCGGGCAAGGCTGGGCGAAATGGCCGTTGACGAGGTGGAGCGCTTCCTGAAAGGCCAGCCGCTGCGCTATGCACTGACGCTCGCCGATCTCGACCGGGTTGCCTGA